A window from Pyrococcus kukulkanii encodes these proteins:
- a CDS encoding metal-dependent hydrolase has protein sequence MVKVKFLGHAAFYIEGSKKILIDPFLNGNPQAAAKPEDFRDVDLILVTHAHGDHLGDAGEIAKLSGAKVVAMYDIANYISEKYRGVETVGMNYGPTEVDGVKIVQVPAWHSSSDGKYSIGNACGYIVEIDGVKIYHAGDTFVFKDMELFAELYGPIDVALLPIGGHFTMGPKEAAKAVELLKPKYVVPMHYNTWPPIAADPEEFKKLVGEKAKVVILKPGEELEL, from the coding sequence ATGGTAAAGGTGAAGTTCCTGGGGCATGCAGCCTTTTACATTGAGGGAAGCAAGAAGATACTCATCGATCCATTTCTGAACGGTAACCCACAGGCCGCGGCCAAGCCTGAAGACTTTAGGGATGTTGACCTAATCTTAGTTACGCACGCCCACGGAGACCACCTCGGAGATGCGGGGGAGATAGCCAAGCTCAGCGGGGCAAAGGTAGTTGCAATGTACGATATAGCGAACTACATCAGCGAGAAGTACAGGGGAGTTGAGACCGTTGGCATGAACTATGGTCCCACAGAGGTTGATGGCGTTAAAATCGTTCAGGTTCCAGCGTGGCACTCAAGTAGCGACGGAAAGTACAGCATAGGAAATGCCTGTGGTTACATAGTTGAGATCGATGGAGTAAAGATTTACCACGCTGGAGACACCTTTGTGTTTAAGGATATGGAGCTCTTCGCCGAGCTCTACGGGCCAATTGACGTTGCCTTACTTCCAATAGGTGGACACTTTACTATGGGTCCAAAGGAGGCCGCTAAGGCCGTTGAGTTGCTCAAGCCAAAGTATGTAGTTCCAATGCACTACAACACCTGGCCACCAATTGCTGCTGACCCAGAGGAGTTTAAGAAGTTGGTGGGGGAAAAGGCAAAGGTAGTCATACTAAAACCTGGAGAAGAGTTAGAGCTTTAA
- a CDS encoding OBG GTPase family GTP-binding protein produces the protein MPTNVTAEYLAAEEEYRNAKTIPEKIRALEKMYALVPKHKGTEKLRLQIKRKLAELRKELEKQRQQKKGGGYSLAVKKEGAAQIVLVGLPNVGKSELLRALTGVDVESADYPFTTTEPIPAMMNYKDVQIQLVEVPGLLEGAALGKGMGPQLLAVIRNADAIAIVVDLSEDPIRQMEILLREFERAGIKINKRRPRVEVRKTPRGGIVINGAENIKGDINEVMKMLREEKIHSAEITVKEPVTLEEFADALDDSLVWRKAIIIANKGDAPGSRKNYERLVKAYGEKFRIIPVSAKKRINLEAVKEALYNVADIIRVFTKSPGEEPAYPPIALKKGSTVLDVAERIHKEFVKNFKYARVWGKSVKFPGQRVGPDHVLEDGDIVEIHAR, from the coding sequence ATGCCAACGAACGTTACGGCAGAGTATCTAGCGGCTGAAGAGGAGTATAGGAACGCCAAGACTATTCCAGAAAAGATCAGGGCACTTGAGAAGATGTATGCCTTAGTTCCAAAGCACAAGGGGACTGAAAAGCTCAGACTGCAGATAAAGAGGAAGCTGGCAGAGCTGAGGAAAGAGCTGGAGAAGCAGAGACAGCAGAAAAAAGGAGGAGGTTATTCTTTAGCGGTGAAGAAGGAAGGAGCTGCCCAGATAGTCCTAGTGGGCCTGCCGAACGTTGGGAAATCAGAGCTCTTAAGAGCCTTAACAGGAGTAGATGTTGAGAGCGCAGATTACCCCTTCACGACAACGGAGCCAATTCCGGCAATGATGAACTACAAGGACGTGCAGATACAGCTTGTAGAGGTTCCCGGGCTACTGGAAGGAGCAGCGTTAGGGAAGGGAATGGGACCGCAACTTCTAGCTGTGATAAGGAACGCGGACGCGATAGCTATAGTCGTTGATCTGAGTGAAGACCCAATTAGGCAGATGGAAATCTTACTCAGAGAATTCGAGAGGGCTGGAATAAAGATCAACAAGAGGAGGCCAAGGGTGGAGGTCAGAAAAACGCCGAGGGGAGGAATAGTAATTAACGGAGCGGAGAACATTAAAGGGGACATCAACGAAGTCATGAAAATGCTGAGGGAAGAGAAAATACATTCTGCGGAGATAACGGTTAAAGAGCCCGTGACACTGGAGGAATTTGCCGATGCCCTTGACGATAGCTTGGTCTGGAGGAAGGCAATAATAATAGCCAATAAGGGAGATGCCCCAGGGAGTAGGAAGAATTATGAAAGGCTCGTGAAGGCCTATGGAGAGAAGTTCAGGATAATCCCCGTCTCAGCTAAGAAGAGGATAAACTTAGAGGCAGTTAAGGAAGCATTATACAATGTCGCAGACATAATAAGGGTATTCACAAAGAGCCCAGGAGAAGAGCCAGCTTATCCACCGATAGCGCTGAAGAAGGGGTCAACTGTCCTAGATGTAGCAGAGAGAATTCACAAAGAGTTCGTGAAGAACTTTAAGTATGCGAGAGTTTGGGGAAAAAGCGTAAAGTTCCCAGGTCAGAGAGTTGGCCCGGATCACGTTCTAGAGGATGGGGATATCGTGGAAATTCACGCGAGGTAG
- a CDS encoding cell wall-binding repeat-containing protein, which translates to MRALFSIFLSLLLLTIALPGYINAQVRDFVILVSDNEADLTLAQKIAVVLDAKVIVSPWGIYNESVVPKILDADPSFVLIIGGPMAVPEEYEKDLEDLGIPHTRLYGSTRVETAQVVINWIKKDYPDLFKDIKFAVVYGWDFGAIMKVRSMKGVIPIFIGYNPVNITIPEEDVVAIMSRDSEEIMEKITGKFRVGSRMRVVITQEVAKETIEESSIVISRAEEVLREVESIGSMGARAWVFLDAAKGYLKKAKSSYEEGDYIKAYEYAKNAKIRAERAIVLARAGEKGPGLEISRRIKMLEITVIRLKARGIDVSNILPLIEKAESALESGNVGEAMNYVEMAMKLIREKTRGHGENGRAHLNHGPKH; encoded by the coding sequence ATGAGAGCCCTATTTTCAATCTTTTTGTCACTTTTGTTGCTTACAATTGCACTTCCAGGTTATATAAATGCTCAAGTTAGGGATTTTGTAATTCTAGTTAGCGATAACGAAGCCGATCTAACTCTGGCTCAAAAGATCGCGGTAGTGTTGGATGCTAAAGTTATAGTTTCTCCCTGGGGTATTTACAATGAGTCTGTAGTGCCAAAAATTTTAGATGCAGATCCTTCTTTCGTTTTAATAATTGGTGGTCCTATGGCAGTTCCTGAGGAATATGAAAAAGACCTTGAGGACTTGGGCATCCCACATACCAGGCTCTATGGTTCAACTAGAGTTGAAACAGCCCAGGTTGTTATAAATTGGATCAAAAAAGACTATCCAGATTTATTCAAAGATATAAAGTTTGCAGTTGTCTATGGCTGGGACTTTGGAGCCATTATGAAGGTTAGAAGCATGAAGGGAGTGATCCCAATATTTATTGGTTATAATCCAGTCAACATTACGATACCGGAGGAAGATGTGGTTGCAATTATGAGTAGAGACTCCGAGGAGATTATGGAAAAAATAACGGGGAAGTTTAGGGTGGGGAGCAGGATGAGGGTTGTCATAACTCAAGAAGTTGCTAAAGAGACAATAGAAGAATCTTCCATCGTAATTTCTAGGGCTGAAGAAGTGTTGAGAGAAGTGGAATCAATAGGTAGTATGGGAGCTAGAGCTTGGGTTTTCCTAGATGCTGCAAAGGGATATCTCAAGAAAGCGAAAAGCTCATACGAAGAAGGGGACTATATCAAGGCATATGAGTACGCTAAAAATGCAAAAATAAGAGCTGAAAGAGCAATAGTTCTTGCCAGGGCTGGAGAGAAGGGTCCTGGTCTTGAAATATCGAGGAGAATTAAAATGCTTGAGATCACGGTAATAAGGTTAAAGGCAAGGGGAATTGACGTAAGTAATATCTTGCCACTGATTGAAAAGGCAGAATCTGCGCTTGAGAGTGGCAACGTTGGAGAGGCAATGAATTACGTGGAGATGGCAATGAAACTAATAAGGGAGAAGACTAGGGGACACGGTGAAAATGGTAGAGCTCATCTAAATCATGGTCCTAAGCACTAA
- a CDS encoding cell wall-binding repeat-containing protein has translation MRKVLGILVSVLLVLSGIGVAQVSAETQSLVILVSDNEADLTLAQKVGELLNATVVVTKWGMFNESVISQIVGLSPDIVLIIGGPLAVVSVYEDELENLGINVTRIGGRDRVETNQGLIEFLLENYPDLLNNVTAAIAYGWDYAAMLHLRNKGCIIPILVKNDTVNETIVKQFRNVEIVRSKFSERIMKKVKEKVRVKVREVIANVTSEEAKEAIEVAQEKVALAESILGNVTNPSAERLVKLAKEKLELAKKAYEEGKYGEAFGLAVASRRLAEVVISYSTKEFERNMRMNHVMRLRLRIRLLERVMLRLEAGGANVSIEKDILEQAKMALKNGDVEKAKMLIEEIEKGLRKKIKEKRVNKLKSYVR, from the coding sequence ATGAGGAAGGTGCTTGGTATATTAGTTTCAGTATTGTTAGTACTGAGCGGAATTGGGGTTGCCCAAGTAAGTGCCGAGACACAGAGCTTGGTAATCTTAGTGAGTGACAATGAGGCTGATCTAACGCTTGCTCAAAAGGTTGGTGAGTTGCTAAATGCGACAGTCGTTGTAACAAAGTGGGGTATGTTTAACGAGTCAGTGATCTCCCAGATAGTCGGCCTTAGTCCGGACATTGTTCTTATAATAGGCGGGCCTCTTGCAGTGGTTTCAGTATATGAAGATGAGCTGGAGAACCTTGGAATTAACGTTACGAGGATAGGGGGACGAGATAGAGTTGAGACTAACCAGGGTCTCATTGAGTTCCTGCTGGAGAACTATCCTGACTTACTTAACAACGTAACCGCTGCAATAGCTTATGGATGGGACTATGCTGCAATGCTACATCTTAGAAACAAGGGTTGCATAATCCCGATCCTTGTAAAGAACGACACAGTAAACGAAACCATAGTGAAGCAGTTCAGGAATGTGGAGATAGTTAGGAGTAAGTTCAGTGAGAGAATAATGAAGAAGGTTAAGGAAAAGGTAAGGGTAAAAGTCAGGGAGGTAATTGCTAACGTTACCTCTGAAGAGGCCAAGGAAGCCATTGAGGTGGCCCAGGAAAAAGTCGCCCTTGCGGAAAGCATACTTGGTAACGTAACTAATCCAAGTGCTGAGAGGCTAGTAAAGCTAGCCAAGGAAAAGCTTGAACTTGCGAAGAAGGCCTATGAAGAGGGCAAGTATGGGGAAGCGTTTGGCTTGGCCGTTGCATCAAGGAGGCTCGCTGAAGTGGTTATCAGTTATTCGACTAAGGAATTTGAAAGAAACATGAGGATGAACCATGTTATGAGGCTCAGGCTTAGGATAAGGCTTCTTGAGAGGGTAATGCTAAGACTTGAAGCGGGTGGAGCTAACGTCTCTATTGAAAAGGATATCTTGGAGCAGGCAAAAATGGCACTAAAGAATGGGGACGTAGAGAAGGCGAAGATGCTCATAGAGGAAATCGAAAAAGGTTTAAGAAAGAAAATCAAAGAAAAAAGGGTTAATAAATTAAAGAGTTATGTGAGGTGA
- a CDS encoding ATP-NAD kinase family protein — protein sequence MIGFIVNPIAGMGGRVALKGTDGVLEEAIRRGARPVTPELAKLFLSELKNYNIEIKFLTGPGPLGEDYLRKFNFPYEVIRHREVGFRDIYGVKVPDTTAEDTKKLVKEMLGKVDLIVFAGGDGTARDIAEVVDLKVPILGIPTGVKMFSGVFATSPEDAARVLVEFLKGNASIEKRPILDLDEDAYRRDELKARKFYEVLTPVVETLVQGSKEAVRTDEEEDLEALAEAVAEDILDNDGIYFLGAGSTIKRIKDRLGIDGTLLGVDVIRVRNGRVRLLVKDASEKDLLSFLKERPKVVVTVIGGLNFLFGRGNQQFSPRVLSEISKDDVIVVATPSKIREGIVRVYTGDKEVDKKFRGYIRVRVSPWIERLVKVI from the coding sequence ATGATAGGCTTCATAGTGAATCCAATCGCTGGAATGGGTGGTAGAGTAGCCCTCAAGGGTACGGACGGTGTCCTTGAGGAGGCAATAAGAAGAGGGGCGAGGCCTGTAACTCCTGAACTGGCAAAGTTATTCTTAAGCGAGCTTAAGAATTACAATATTGAGATAAAATTCCTAACGGGCCCAGGTCCCCTGGGGGAGGATTATCTGAGGAAATTTAATTTCCCTTATGAGGTAATTAGACATAGAGAGGTCGGATTTAGGGACATCTATGGAGTAAAAGTTCCTGATACGACGGCAGAAGATACTAAGAAGCTTGTCAAGGAAATGCTTGGCAAGGTGGATCTCATAGTATTTGCTGGCGGAGATGGAACGGCGAGGGATATAGCTGAAGTCGTTGATCTAAAAGTTCCCATCTTAGGCATCCCTACGGGTGTGAAAATGTTCTCTGGGGTTTTTGCAACATCTCCGGAGGATGCGGCAAGGGTTCTTGTGGAATTTCTAAAGGGAAATGCAAGTATTGAGAAAAGGCCTATATTGGATCTTGATGAAGATGCTTACAGGAGGGATGAGCTAAAGGCGAGGAAATTTTATGAAGTTTTAACACCTGTCGTTGAAACGTTAGTTCAGGGTAGCAAAGAGGCCGTTAGGACAGATGAAGAGGAAGATTTAGAGGCTTTAGCTGAAGCCGTTGCTGAAGATATCTTGGATAATGATGGGATTTACTTCTTAGGGGCTGGATCGACGATAAAGAGGATCAAGGATAGACTTGGCATAGATGGCACGTTGTTGGGAGTTGACGTGATCAGGGTGAGGAATGGTAGGGTTAGGCTGTTAGTTAAGGATGCTTCCGAGAAAGATCTATTGTCATTCCTTAAGGAGAGGCCTAAAGTAGTTGTAACGGTTATTGGTGGCCTTAACTTCCTATTTGGAAGGGGAAATCAGCAGTTCTCCCCAAGGGTGCTTAGCGAGATTAGCAAGGATGACGTTATAGTGGTTGCCACACCCTCAAAGATTAGGGAAGGGATCGTTAGGGTCTATACTGGGGATAAAGAAGTTGATAAAAAATTCAGAGGTTACATACGGGTTAGAGTGTCTCCGTGGATAGAGAGGCTTGTAAAAGTAATTTAG
- a CDS encoding potassium channel family protein: protein MCEYVYSSGKKCRRKALKGSKYCSLHIPFEEGELLYGEKIKEIKRRAFERALERGVRHFEGVQLYDVVIIEKELKEALIFRNSKIKRLIIGKSKLKNLTLINSEVDSLVIVESTIDFLYVTGVNSYGISICSVDFRSSILIRNSSVKYVMINSTEFRPEEVTAEEEFGELGRMAGRIEISNLSGVRRIAVNSRYPLIERLSKELGIQFNVTKRPVRAHILYLGAIKFDESPRFKRQVRIYINRFSGQLLVENLAVLGHVEVVSSKVRYPEFVHVTIYNNLVLRNSKLYSDENWNLAYLPNLLAELEVYGFIVIENCQFNNPYLAEVFYRIARTTWEESGDKEKADEYYYLEMLARRKRVLQHYRKGPRTLKKTFRLLEVLFEFFFADLTCKYGTDWKRPVFLWLALVIFGFPVLYALTSSVTPVNSSFDYMYFSIVTATTLGYGDLHPVGVGKVIASIEAIFGMFMWAVFLTVFARKYMR from the coding sequence GTGTGTGAGTACGTCTATTCTAGTGGTAAGAAGTGTAGGAGAAAGGCCCTTAAGGGTTCGAAGTACTGCTCACTTCACATCCCATTTGAGGAAGGTGAATTGCTCTATGGTGAGAAGATTAAGGAGATAAAGAGGAGAGCTTTCGAGAGAGCACTTGAGAGAGGAGTCAGGCACTTTGAGGGAGTTCAGCTGTATGACGTCGTAATTATAGAGAAGGAGCTTAAAGAGGCCCTAATATTTAGAAATTCCAAGATCAAGAGACTCATAATAGGAAAATCGAAGCTGAAGAACCTTACCCTTATAAACTCCGAAGTTGATTCCCTCGTGATCGTTGAATCAACGATAGATTTTCTTTACGTTACCGGGGTTAACAGTTATGGGATAAGTATTTGTTCAGTTGACTTCAGGTCGTCAATACTCATTAGGAACTCTTCGGTTAAGTACGTGATGATAAACTCCACGGAATTCAGGCCTGAGGAAGTTACAGCAGAGGAGGAGTTTGGTGAGCTCGGAAGAATGGCGGGAAGAATCGAGATTTCAAATCTTAGCGGTGTAAGGAGGATCGCCGTGAATTCGAGATACCCCCTAATAGAAAGGCTAAGTAAGGAGCTTGGAATCCAGTTTAACGTTACTAAGAGACCGGTTAGGGCTCATATCTTGTACTTAGGGGCCATAAAGTTTGATGAAAGCCCCAGGTTCAAGAGACAGGTTAGGATATACATTAACAGGTTCTCAGGTCAGTTGCTAGTTGAGAACCTTGCTGTTCTTGGGCACGTTGAAGTTGTGAGTAGTAAGGTCCGGTACCCTGAATTCGTTCATGTCACGATATACAATAACCTTGTCCTCAGGAATTCCAAGCTCTACAGTGATGAAAACTGGAACTTGGCTTATCTACCGAACTTATTGGCTGAACTTGAAGTTTACGGCTTTATAGTTATAGAGAACTGCCAGTTTAACAATCCTTACCTAGCTGAAGTCTTCTATAGAATAGCCAGAACCACCTGGGAGGAAAGCGGTGATAAGGAGAAGGCAGATGAGTACTACTACCTGGAGATGCTTGCTAGGAGAAAGAGGGTTCTTCAACACTATAGAAAAGGCCCCAGGACACTTAAAAAGACATTCAGACTTCTTGAGGTGCTCTTCGAGTTCTTTTTTGCCGACTTAACGTGCAAATATGGAACGGACTGGAAGAGGCCGGTATTCCTTTGGTTGGCTTTAGTTATATTTGGCTTTCCCGTTCTCTATGCCCTAACCTCTTCAGTAACCCCCGTTAATTCAAGCTTTGACTATATGTATTTCAGCATAGTTACGGCAACAACTCTGGGGTACGGTGATCTACATCCAGTTGGTGTAGGGAAGGTCATTGCTTCGATTGAAGCAATCTTTGGAATGTTCATGTGGGCGGTCTTCCTTACGGTCTTTGCAAGGAAGTATATGAGGTGA
- a CDS encoding TrkA C-terminal domain-containing protein, which yields MIPIITFLLVVLVSAIIVRIGAVALEMTGLSKDVAAFQAQSAFSGVGFTTSESEYVVSHPVRRKIIRILMLLGSAGITSAIATLVLSFTGITREQASYRIVVLIVGLFALYLFFRSKYIERLMRKAIRRILKRFAPSLRVLDYSQLLGITRGYSIAQIKVKKTSWLANRSLKELQLDKEGILVLGIYRKVEGREVYLGAPHGDTVILPGDVVVLYGPEEVLTSLSKRMRGVKGEREHEEAIKMAEVRRMQEEKEAGVGV from the coding sequence ATGATCCCGATAATCACCTTCCTCCTGGTTGTACTCGTATCGGCGATAATAGTTAGGATAGGGGCTGTAGCGTTGGAGATGACCGGATTATCAAAGGATGTTGCCGCCTTTCAAGCTCAGTCTGCTTTCTCAGGCGTTGGGTTTACGACTAGTGAAAGTGAATACGTTGTTTCTCATCCCGTTAGGAGGAAGATAATAAGGATACTCATGCTCCTGGGGAGTGCTGGGATAACTTCAGCTATAGCCACGCTCGTTCTCAGCTTCACCGGCATTACTAGGGAGCAGGCGAGTTACAGGATAGTAGTTTTGATCGTGGGCCTCTTTGCCCTATACTTGTTTTTCCGATCTAAGTACATTGAAAGGTTAATGAGAAAAGCGATAAGAAGAATTTTAAAGAGATTTGCACCTTCACTTAGGGTTCTCGATTACTCCCAGCTCCTGGGTATAACTAGGGGTTATTCCATAGCCCAGATAAAAGTTAAAAAGACGAGCTGGCTTGCGAACAGGTCGCTGAAAGAACTTCAGCTGGACAAGGAGGGAATACTAGTCTTGGGCATATACAGGAAGGTTGAAGGTAGGGAAGTCTACTTAGGCGCTCCCCACGGTGACACCGTAATACTCCCTGGGGATGTGGTAGTTCTGTATGGCCCAGAAGAAGTTCTCACTTCTCTATCTAAGAGGATGAGGGGGGTTAAGGGTGAGAGGGAGCACGAGGAGGCAATTAAGATGGCAGAAGTTAGAAGGATGCAGGAAGAGAAGGAGGCTGGGGTAGGTGTGTGA
- a CDS encoding ATP-binding protein, with translation MFQQFVDRKRELEELERAWESDKPELIVIYGRRRVGKTALALKAFEDKPVIYFLADEREIDENLKEFRSKIAEFFKDEILARSNLDWIELFKYVGNKGKVVLIIDELPYLVESYKAFPSLLQKAWDLYLQHSKVKLVLIGSSVSMMEKLLGRKSPLYGRRTMQIKLHPLKYFHVKEFFPKYSEEDAIRVYGVVDGIPLYLKQFTDELSFWDNIRYNFLRKESFLYTEAEFLLRQEFREPRRYFSILKAISMGNTKFGEIVNATGLDKSTVSKYLDNLGEIHVVRKLYPAFEPEKRRNLRYEITDNYFKFWFRFIYPNRELIERELEEEALEKIREGFSQYMGRVFEEVARDFLWSKFRFEAGGPWWRKEEEIDFVGVKGNTAYFFEVKWSRLKVSEVHEILENLEEKAEKVNVKAKEKKFGVVAKEFKKKEGLMFDLKDMFNPRIT, from the coding sequence ATGTTTCAACAATTTGTTGATAGGAAAAGGGAGCTGGAGGAGTTGGAGAGAGCATGGGAAAGTGATAAGCCAGAGCTAATAGTGATATACGGTAGGAGGAGAGTAGGGAAGACGGCACTCGCCCTAAAGGCATTCGAAGACAAGCCCGTAATATACTTCCTGGCCGATGAAAGGGAAATTGATGAGAACCTAAAAGAGTTCAGAAGCAAAATTGCTGAATTCTTTAAAGATGAAATCCTCGCAAGGTCAAATTTAGACTGGATCGAGCTGTTCAAGTACGTAGGAAATAAAGGAAAAGTAGTTCTAATTATCGACGAACTCCCATACCTCGTGGAGAGTTATAAGGCTTTTCCATCATTACTTCAGAAAGCCTGGGACTTGTACCTTCAGCACTCTAAGGTAAAGCTAGTGTTAATCGGCTCTTCGGTAAGCATGATGGAAAAATTACTCGGGCGCAAAAGCCCCCTTTACGGAAGGAGAACCATGCAAATAAAACTCCACCCCCTCAAGTACTTCCACGTAAAAGAGTTCTTCCCTAAGTACTCCGAGGAAGATGCAATAAGGGTTTATGGAGTTGTTGACGGAATACCACTCTATTTAAAGCAGTTCACGGATGAGCTCAGCTTTTGGGATAACATTAGGTATAACTTCCTAAGGAAAGAGAGCTTCCTCTATACCGAAGCGGAGTTCCTCCTGAGACAAGAATTCAGGGAACCAAGGAGATACTTCTCGATATTGAAGGCAATATCAATGGGGAACACTAAGTTTGGAGAGATAGTGAACGCCACTGGCCTAGACAAAAGCACTGTATCGAAATACCTAGATAATCTAGGGGAAATTCACGTAGTCAGAAAATTGTATCCAGCTTTTGAGCCAGAGAAGAGGAGAAATTTGAGGTACGAGATAACCGACAACTACTTTAAGTTCTGGTTTAGGTTCATCTATCCCAACAGGGAGCTAATCGAGAGGGAGCTCGAGGAGGAAGCGCTAGAAAAAATAAGGGAAGGATTTAGCCAATACATGGGGAGAGTTTTTGAAGAGGTGGCTAGGGATTTCCTGTGGAGCAAATTCAGATTCGAGGCTGGGGGACCATGGTGGAGGAAAGAAGAAGAGATCGACTTTGTGGGCGTTAAAGGAAACACAGCCTACTTCTTCGAGGTTAAGTGGAGCAGACTTAAAGTAAGTGAAGTGCATGAAATCTTAGAAAACCTTGAAGAGAAAGCGGAGAAGGTTAACGTAAAAGCAAAGGAAAAGAAGTTTGGGGTTGTAGCTAAGGAGTTTAAGAAGAAAGAAGGACTTATGTTTGACTTGAAGGATATGTTTAATCCTAGGATTACTTAG
- a CDS encoding TIGR00269 family protein — translation MKCSRCGREAVYFARYEGRYYCHKHFNELVEGKVKRTIRKYRMIKRGERIGVAVSGGKDSVVLLHLLAKLRKKFPFEIVAITIDEGIKGYRDKSVEVAKKNAELLGVEHHIYRFKDYIGFTLDETVEIMGGRGERLGACSYCGVWRRWLLNKAAEELKVDKLALGLNLDDEVQVFLMNLMRGDVARLGRTGPYYEVIHEGLVPRIKPLREVPEKEIVLYAVLNNIEVDLSECPYAVEAFRAEIRDWLNEMEEKHPGTKYQLLRSYDKIFPLLAKTYAKEVKLNRCKLCGQPTSGEICKACQFRLQVHERAKLKFSLSDKNGEDHRNSSFHRGA, via the coding sequence ATGAAATGCTCAAGGTGCGGCAGGGAGGCAGTATACTTCGCGAGGTACGAGGGAAGGTATTACTGCCACAAGCACTTCAACGAGCTAGTCGAAGGTAAAGTAAAGAGGACGATCAGGAAGTACAGGATGATCAAGAGGGGAGAGAGGATTGGAGTTGCAGTGAGCGGGGGCAAAGACAGCGTAGTCCTCCTCCATCTATTGGCTAAACTTAGAAAGAAGTTCCCTTTTGAGATAGTTGCAATAACGATAGATGAGGGAATAAAAGGGTACAGGGACAAGAGCGTTGAAGTTGCAAAGAAAAATGCCGAACTTTTGGGTGTTGAGCACCACATATACAGGTTCAAGGACTACATAGGCTTTACCCTTGACGAAACCGTGGAAATAATGGGGGGAAGAGGAGAGAGGTTAGGGGCATGCTCATACTGTGGCGTCTGGAGGAGATGGCTCCTAAACAAGGCCGCAGAAGAGCTCAAAGTGGACAAGCTCGCCTTAGGATTGAACCTTGACGATGAGGTTCAGGTTTTCCTAATGAACCTAATGAGGGGAGATGTTGCGAGGCTCGGAAGGACTGGACCGTACTACGAGGTGATCCATGAAGGCTTAGTCCCCAGGATAAAGCCCCTAAGGGAAGTGCCAGAAAAGGAGATAGTGCTCTATGCCGTTTTAAACAACATTGAGGTTGACCTCAGCGAGTGCCCATATGCAGTTGAAGCCTTTAGGGCTGAGATAAGGGACTGGCTTAATGAGATGGAGGAGAAGCATCCGGGAACAAAGTATCAGCTTTTGAGGAGCTACGACAAGATATTCCCTCTCCTGGCAAAGACCTATGCAAAAGAGGTAAAGTTGAACCGCTGTAAGCTCTGCGGACAGCCGACGAGCGGAGAAATATGTAAGGCCTGCCAGTTCAGGTTGCAGGTTCACGAGAGGGCCAAGCTTAAGTTCAGCCTGAGTGATAAAAATGGGGAGGATCATCGAAACAGTTCTTTCCATAGAGGAGCTTGA
- a CDS encoding TIGR04140 family protein yields the protein MGRIIETVLSIEELEEIKDKVGANVEIVLAGRREGKIPLNVVLIKGSSEEVRKFLDRLKLARAGG from the coding sequence ATGGGGAGGATCATCGAAACAGTTCTTTCCATAGAGGAGCTTGAGGAGATAAAGGACAAGGTCGGAGCAAATGTTGAGATTGTTCTGGCAGGAAGAAGGGAGGGCAAAATACCATTAAACGTCGTTCTAATAAAAGGGAGCAGTGAAGAAGTAAGAAAATTTTTGGATAGATTGAAGCTTGCTAGAGCAGGGGGATAG
- the pcp gene encoding pyroglutamyl-peptidase I, translating to MKVLVTGFEPFGNEKINPSWEAVKLLPDEIEGATVVKKLLPVTFNGVRRILPELILKEKPDVVISTGLAGGRPTITVERVAINIMDSTMPDNEGYKPEDEPIFDDAPTAYFSTLPIKKIVRALRENGIPALVSNTAGTYVCNTAMFTALHTIAKHKLNAKAGFIHVPYSHEQALDKPRPSMALETIARAIEIAIRVSL from the coding sequence ATGAAGGTTCTCGTTACGGGCTTTGAGCCCTTTGGGAATGAGAAAATTAATCCCTCATGGGAGGCAGTGAAGTTGCTCCCCGATGAGATAGAAGGGGCTACCGTGGTAAAGAAGCTCCTCCCCGTTACATTTAACGGAGTCCGCAGAATTCTGCCGGAGCTGATACTGAAGGAGAAGCCCGACGTTGTTATCTCCACGGGGCTCGCCGGAGGAAGGCCAACGATAACAGTTGAAAGGGTTGCGATTAACATTATGGACTCGACGATGCCAGATAACGAGGGGTACAAGCCGGAAGATGAGCCGATATTTGATGATGCTCCTACAGCTTACTTCTCGACTCTGCCGATAAAGAAGATAGTTAGGGCGTTAAGGGAGAACGGAATTCCTGCCTTAGTGTCCAATACTGCCGGAACCTACGTCTGCAACACGGCAATGTTCACGGCTCTCCATACAATAGCGAAGCACAAGCTTAATGCCAAAGCCGGTTTCATTCACGTTCCCTACAGCCACGAGCAGGCCCTAGATAAGCCCAGGCCTTCAATGGCCCTCGAGACAATAGCGAGGGCTATTGAGATAGCTATAAGGGTTAGCCTTTGA